A single genomic interval of Polaribacter vadi harbors:
- the glgB gene encoding 1,4-alpha-glucan branching protein GlgB produces the protein MAQTIAHSLFTEFDINLFKGGKHYRLYEKFGSHIITVDGVKGTYFAVWAPSAKSVSVIGDFNFWLEGEHHLNVRWDGSGIWEGFIPEVTKGAIYKYKIRNSSNNVTTEKADPFARRCEHPPKTASQVWEDDYKWTDKKWMKNRKKNNALDAPYAVYEVHLGSWKKQIEENRFLSYRELADDLVKYVKDMNFTHVEFMPIMEYPYDPSWGYQLTGYFAPTSRFGYPDDFKFLVDKFHEASIGVLLDWVPSHFPSDDHGLGFFDGSHLYEHPDRRKGYHQDWKSLIFNYGRNEIKAFLISNAIFWLDQYHADGLRVDAVASMLFLDYSREDGEWEPNMFGGNEYLEAIDFIKEMNAAVYESFPDVQTIAEESTSFPKVSRPIYDGGLGFGMKWMMGWMHDTLGYFQKETIYRKHHQNELTFGLNYAFSENFMLPLSHDEVVYGKKSIVDKMPGDEWQKFANLRLLYSFMYTHPGTKLLFQGSEFGQTSEWNFNGSLDWHLLQYDVHKGAQSLVKDLNKFYSKEPALYQKQFSHEGFEWIDHGDHQNCVMTYIRKGENEKDNIIIILNLTPVPRENYRIGLPKAGTLKEVFNSDDQKYYGTSNYKNTKLTSEEKEWNNREHSVELNLPPLGMLAFKFK, from the coding sequence ATGGCACAAACAATAGCACACAGTCTTTTTACAGAATTTGATATTAATTTATTTAAAGGAGGAAAACATTATCGTTTATACGAAAAATTTGGTTCGCACATTATCACTGTAGATGGTGTTAAAGGAACCTATTTTGCTGTTTGGGCTCCAAGTGCAAAATCAGTATCCGTAATTGGCGATTTTAATTTTTGGTTAGAAGGCGAACATCATTTAAATGTACGTTGGGATGGAAGTGGTATTTGGGAAGGTTTTATTCCTGAAGTTACAAAAGGCGCTATTTATAAATATAAAATACGTAATTCTAGCAATAACGTAACTACAGAAAAAGCAGATCCTTTTGCAAGAAGATGCGAACATCCTCCAAAAACAGCTTCACAAGTTTGGGAAGATGATTATAAATGGACCGATAAAAAATGGATGAAAAACAGAAAGAAAAATAATGCGTTAGATGCGCCTTATGCTGTGTATGAAGTTCATTTAGGTTCTTGGAAAAAACAAATTGAAGAAAATAGGTTTTTAAGTTATAGAGAATTAGCAGACGATTTAGTGAAGTATGTAAAAGACATGAATTTTACACATGTAGAATTTATGCCAATCATGGAATATCCTTATGACCCAAGTTGGGGATATCAATTAACAGGATATTTTGCACCAACATCTCGTTTTGGATATCCAGATGATTTTAAATTTTTGGTTGATAAATTTCACGAAGCTAGCATTGGAGTTTTATTAGATTGGGTTCCATCGCATTTTCCTTCAGACGATCATGGTTTAGGATTTTTTGATGGCTCACATTTATATGAACATCCAGACAGACGAAAGGGATATCACCAAGATTGGAAAAGTTTAATTTTTAATTATGGTAGAAACGAAATAAAAGCATTTTTAATTAGTAATGCCATTTTTTGGTTAGATCAATATCATGCAGATGGTTTAAGAGTAGATGCTGTAGCATCGATGTTATTTTTAGATTATTCTAGAGAAGATGGTGAATGGGAACCAAATATGTTTGGAGGAAATGAATATTTAGAAGCCATCGATTTTATCAAAGAAATGAATGCTGCTGTATATGAATCTTTTCCTGATGTGCAAACTATTGCAGAAGAATCTACTTCTTTTCCAAAAGTTTCTAGACCCATTTACGATGGTGGTTTAGGTTTTGGCATGAAATGGATGATGGGTTGGATGCATGATACTCTTGGGTATTTTCAGAAAGAAACTATTTATAGAAAACATCATCAAAATGAATTAACTTTTGGTTTAAATTACGCATTTTCAGAGAATTTTATGTTGCCACTTTCTCATGATGAAGTTGTGTATGGTAAAAAATCGATTGTTGATAAAATGCCTGGTGATGAATGGCAAAAGTTCGCAAACTTGCGTTTATTATATAGTTTTATGTACACACATCCAGGAACTAAATTATTGTTTCAAGGAAGTGAGTTTGGACAAACATCTGAATGGAATTTTAATGGAAGTTTAGATTGGCATCTTTTGCAGTATGATGTTCATAAAGGTGCACAAAGTTTGGTCAAAGATTTAAATAAATTTTACAGCAAAGAACCAGCTTTATATCAAAAACAATTTTCTCATGAAGGTTTTGAGTGGATAGATCATGGAGATCATCAAAACTGTGTTATGACGTATATTAGAAAAGGTGAAAATGAAAAAGATAATATAATTATTATTCTAAATTTAACACCAGTTCCAAGAGAAAACTACAGAATTGGCTTGCCAAAAGCAGGAACTTTAAAAGAAGTTTTTAATAGTGATGATCAAAAATATTACGGAACAAGTAATTATAAAAACACCAAATTAACATCCGAAGAAAAAGAATGGAACAATAGAGAACATTCTGTTGAATTAAATTTACCTCCTTTAGGAATGTTAGCTTTTAAATTTAAATAA
- a CDS encoding glycoside hydrolase family 31 protein produces the protein MIVNTELEQKGNLFPTEIVNYRKDVDTLYFTTKNNVVLQVTVVRDSVIRFRYATSGKFENDFSYGVTIHASRGYSFLKVNEEETHYVIKTSKLICKVEKSSLQVSLYDAIDNKLINEDEIGFHWEESYEFGGDIVKMSKTCQKAESFYGLGDKPVEVNMKGKRFENWATDSYAFGKNTDPIYKAIPFYTAIQNNKSYGIFFDNTFKTSFDFAHERRNVTSFWAQGGEMNYYFIYGPKMEDVVKNYTDLTGKPHNMPPLWALGFHQCKWSYYPESNVKEVTRTFRDLQIPCDAIYLDIDYMDGFRCFTWDKNYFPDPKRMVQELEDDGFKTVVIIDPGIKIDLEYDVFKEALDKDYFCKRADGPYMKGKVWPGECYFPDYTKPEVREWWSGLFKELIEDIGVKGVWNDMNEPAVMDVPNKSFPDDVRHDYDGNPCSHRKAHNIYGTQMARSTYHGLKKYAYPKRPFVITRSAYSGAQRYTSTWFGDNVATWEHLAIANNQAQRMAMSGFSFAGSDIGGFAEQPQGELFARWIQLGVFHAFCRVHSSGDHGDQEPWVFGEEITDIVRKFVELRYQLLPYLYTAFWNHINNGTPILKSLVLFDQEDVHTHYRSDEFVYGDHILVCPIQEPNAKGRRMYIPRGNWYNLWTDEVVEGGKEMWVDAELDSMPIFIKEGAVIPKYPVQQYVGEKDFDEVTLDVYYKLGKEKSELYDDAHDGYDYKKGRYSLRNFKLTGKKKEFILQQFKEGTYSAPYTKFKIVLHNLPFSITSIQIDNVEVELDKSNSNTSQCITVDKEFTELHLFGK, from the coding sequence ATGATTGTTAATACTGAATTAGAACAAAAAGGGAATTTATTCCCAACAGAAATAGTTAATTATAGAAAAGACGTAGATACTTTATATTTTACCACTAAAAATAATGTTGTTTTACAAGTAACTGTTGTTAGAGATAGTGTTATTCGTTTTCGATACGCAACTTCAGGAAAATTTGAAAACGACTTTTCTTATGGAGTTACCATTCATGCATCAAGAGGATATAGCTTCTTAAAAGTAAATGAAGAAGAAACACATTATGTTATTAAGACATCAAAATTAATCTGTAAAGTAGAAAAATCAAGTTTACAAGTTAGTTTATATGATGCTATTGATAATAAATTAATTAATGAAGATGAAATTGGTTTTCATTGGGAAGAAAGCTATGAATTTGGTGGAGACATCGTAAAAATGAGTAAAACTTGCCAAAAGGCAGAAAGCTTTTATGGTTTAGGAGATAAGCCTGTAGAAGTGAATATGAAAGGAAAACGTTTTGAAAACTGGGCAACAGACTCGTATGCCTTTGGTAAAAATACAGATCCTATTTATAAGGCGATTCCTTTTTATACAGCCATTCAGAATAATAAATCTTATGGTATTTTCTTTGATAATACCTTTAAAACTTCTTTCGATTTTGCTCATGAAAGAAGAAATGTAACTAGTTTTTGGGCACAAGGTGGTGAAATGAATTACTATTTCATTTACGGGCCAAAAATGGAAGATGTTGTTAAAAATTATACAGATTTAACAGGAAAACCTCACAATATGCCTCCACTTTGGGCTTTAGGTTTTCATCAATGTAAATGGAGTTATTATCCAGAAAGTAATGTAAAAGAAGTTACTAGAACGTTTAGAGATTTACAAATTCCTTGTGATGCTATCTATTTAGATATCGATTATATGGATGGTTTTAGATGTTTTACTTGGGATAAAAATTATTTTCCTGACCCAAAAAGAATGGTTCAAGAATTAGAAGACGATGGTTTTAAAACTGTGGTTATTATAGATCCAGGAATTAAAATTGATTTAGAATATGATGTTTTTAAAGAAGCATTAGATAAAGATTATTTCTGTAAACGTGCAGATGGCCCATATATGAAAGGTAAAGTTTGGCCTGGAGAATGTTATTTTCCAGATTATACAAAACCAGAAGTTAGAGAATGGTGGTCTGGTTTATTTAAAGAATTAATTGAAGATATTGGTGTAAAAGGTGTATGGAATGATATGAATGAGCCAGCTGTAATGGATGTTCCTAACAAATCTTTTCCAGATGACGTTCGTCATGATTATGATGGCAATCCTTGTTCTCATAGAAAAGCACATAACATTTATGGAACGCAAATGGCACGTTCAACCTATCATGGTTTAAAGAAATATGCGTATCCAAAAAGACCTTTTGTAATTACAAGATCTGCATATTCTGGAGCACAAAGATATACCTCAACTTGGTTTGGAGATAATGTTGCAACTTGGGAGCATTTAGCCATTGCAAATAATCAAGCCCAAAGAATGGCAATGTCTGGTTTTTCTTTTGCAGGATCTGATATTGGTGGTTTTGCAGAACAACCTCAAGGAGAATTATTCGCAAGATGGATTCAATTAGGTGTTTTTCACGCTTTTTGTAGAGTGCATTCTTCTGGAGATCATGGAGATCAAGAACCTTGGGTTTTTGGAGAAGAAATTACAGATATCGTAAGAAAATTCGTAGAATTAAGATATCAATTATTACCTTATTTATACACTGCTTTTTGGAATCATATTAATAATGGAACTCCAATTTTAAAGTCTTTGGTTTTATTTGATCAAGAAGATGTACATACACATTATAGAAGTGATGAGTTTGTGTATGGTGACCATATTTTAGTTTGCCCAATTCAAGAGCCAAATGCTAAAGGAAGAAGAATGTATATTCCTAGAGGTAATTGGTATAACCTTTGGACAGATGAAGTTGTAGAAGGTGGAAAAGAAATGTGGGTAGATGCTGAACTAGATAGCATGCCAATTTTTATTAAAGAAGGTGCAGTTATTCCTAAATATCCAGTACAACAATATGTTGGCGAAAAAGATTTTGATGAAGTTACTTTAGATGTTTATTATAAATTAGGTAAAGAAAAATCTGAATTATATGATGATGCTCATGATGGCTATGATTATAAAAAAGGTAGATATAGTTTACGTAACTTTAAATTAACAGGTAAAAAGAAAGAATTTATATTACAACAATTCAAAGAAGGTACATACAGTGCACCTTATACTAAATTCAAAATTGTATTACATAATTTGCCTTTTTCTATTACATCTATTCAAATTGATAATGTAGAAGTTGAATTAGATAAGTCTAATTCAAATACATCTCAATGTATAACTGTAGATAAAGAATTTACAGAATTACATTTATTTGGTAAATAA
- a CDS encoding pseudouridine synthase: MESNKNSSRRRQDGKKSTPLSRKPQSKKPLSRKPLDKKTVKKEFKKITPNKTSDETSGIRLNKYIANSGICSRREADTYIEHGSVQVNGKLVTEMGYKVQPDDIVQFDGTSITPEQKKYVLLNKPKNYITTMEDDRGRKTVMELIANASKERIYPVGRLDRNTTGLLLFTNDGDLAKKLTHPKHNVRKLYHASLDKKLELRDLEKLRGEVVIEGKKVFIDAVSYVNGEPKTEIGIEIHSGRNRIVRKIFEHVGYKVNKLDRVIFAELTKKNLPRGRWRELTNLEVNNLQMMK; the protein is encoded by the coding sequence ATGGAATCAAATAAAAACTCGTCGAGAAGACGACAAGATGGTAAAAAAAGTACACCTTTAAGCAGAAAGCCACAAAGCAAAAAACCGCTTAGTAGAAAACCTTTAGACAAGAAAACTGTAAAAAAGGAATTCAAAAAAATAACTCCCAATAAAACTTCTGATGAAACTTCAGGAATTCGTTTAAATAAATACATTGCCAATTCTGGAATTTGCTCACGTAGAGAAGCAGATACTTATATAGAGCATGGTAGTGTGCAAGTAAATGGAAAGTTGGTTACAGAAATGGGTTACAAAGTGCAACCTGATGATATTGTTCAATTTGATGGAACTTCAATTACACCTGAACAAAAGAAATATGTGTTGTTAAATAAGCCTAAAAACTATATTACAACCATGGAAGATGATCGTGGTCGAAAAACTGTTATGGAGCTGATTGCCAATGCATCTAAAGAACGTATTTATCCTGTTGGACGTTTAGATAGAAACACAACTGGTTTATTATTATTTACTAATGATGGCGATTTAGCTAAAAAGTTAACACATCCAAAACATAATGTTCGTAAATTATACCACGCTTCTCTAGATAAGAAATTAGAATTAAGAGATTTAGAAAAATTACGAGGAGAAGTTGTTATTGAAGGTAAAAAAGTATTTATTGATGCAGTTTCTTATGTTAATGGAGAGCCAAAAACTGAAATTGGTATCGAAATTCATTCTGGTAGAAATAGAATTGTTCGTAAAATATTTGAACACGTAGGTTACAAAGTAAATAAACTAGATAGAGTTATTTTTGCTGAATTAACTAAGAAAAACTTACCAAGAGGAAGATGGAGAGAGCTTACAAATTTAGAAGTGAATAATCTTCAAATGATGAAATAA
- a CDS encoding geranylgeranylglycerol-phosphate geranylgeranyltransferase, whose product MKTFLKKAFSLISVVRGYNILVLIFAQYLASIFIFSPEKSISHVIFDLHLHYIVLATVCVVAAGYIINNFYDDKVDRINRPLKTGLDNYVRQETKLRLYFFLNFVGFLFGFFVSWKAGLFFAVYIFGIWFYSHKLKKYPFTGLISATSLTLMPFFVIFVYYKNFSDIIFIHAIFLFLVIMVRELIKDLQNMKGAIANNYDTFPIVYGEKKTKQLSILLLFLTLIPIFFLFQYPALSYMKYYFYFAIVSLLFLAFYLWKSTERNQYRFLHNVLKILLLIGVFCLVFIDTSLLLEKVIERLN is encoded by the coding sequence ATGAAGACGTTTCTTAAAAAAGCATTTAGTCTAATATCTGTTGTTAGAGGTTATAACATTCTTGTTTTAATCTTTGCTCAGTATTTGGCATCGATTTTTATATTTTCTCCAGAAAAATCAATTTCTCACGTAATTTTTGATCTTCATCTACATTATATTGTACTAGCAACTGTTTGTGTGGTTGCAGCTGGTTATATTATCAATAATTTTTATGATGATAAAGTAGATAGAATTAACAGACCTTTAAAAACAGGTTTGGATAATTATGTGCGTCAAGAAACAAAATTAAGGCTTTACTTTTTTCTGAATTTTGTCGGCTTTCTTTTTGGTTTTTTTGTTTCTTGGAAAGCAGGTTTGTTTTTTGCAGTGTATATTTTTGGTATTTGGTTCTATTCTCATAAGTTAAAAAAATATCCATTTACGGGGCTAATTTCTGCAACTTCATTAACGTTAATGCCTTTCTTTGTTATTTTTGTGTATTACAAAAACTTTTCAGATATTATTTTTATCCACGCTATTTTTCTTTTTCTAGTGATTATGGTTCGAGAATTAATCAAAGATTTACAGAATATGAAAGGTGCAATTGCCAACAATTATGATACATTTCCTATTGTGTATGGTGAGAAAAAGACAAAACAACTTTCTATTTTATTATTATTTTTAACTTTAATTCCAATTTTTTTTCTGTTTCAATATCCAGCATTAAGTTATATGAAGTATTATTTTTACTTTGCAATAGTTTCTTTATTATTTCTGGCTTTTTATCTTTGGAAATCAACAGAAAGAAACCAATACCGATTTTTACATAACGTATTAAAAATACTACTTTTAATAGGTGTTTTTTGTCTTGTTTTTATTGATACATCTTTATTATTAGAAAAAGTAATTGAGAGATTGAATTAA
- a CDS encoding mevalonate kinase family protein, protein MKGPLFYAKILLFGEYGIIKDSKGLAIPFNAYRGALKTSKNLEGISKKSNENLYKFYNHIASLNSDVVSFNLEAFKKDLENGMYFDSSIPQGYGVGSSGALVASIYDNYADDKITVLENLTREKLLKLKEIFSLMESFFHGKSSGLDPLNSYLSLPILINSKENIEPAGIPSQKKGKGAVFLLDSEQVGETEPMVNIFMNKMKNEGFRKMISEEFALHTDACIENFLQGDVKSLFGNVKSLSKVVLKNFKPMIPDAFHKVWENGIATNDYYLKLCGSGGGGYILGFTENYKKAQESLKDYKLELVYRF, encoded by the coding sequence ATGAAAGGACCACTTTTTTACGCTAAAATCCTATTGTTTGGAGAATATGGAATTATCAAAGATTCTAAAGGTTTAGCAATTCCATTTAATGCGTATAGAGGCGCTTTAAAAACTTCAAAAAATTTAGAAGGGATTTCAAAAAAATCCAACGAAAATTTATATAAATTTTACAATCATATTGCTAGTTTAAATTCAGATGTGGTTTCTTTTAATTTAGAGGCTTTTAAAAAAGATTTAGAAAACGGAATGTATTTCGATTCTTCTATTCCACAAGGATATGGAGTTGGAAGTTCTGGAGCTTTGGTAGCATCTATCTATGATAATTATGCTGATGATAAAATTACAGTTTTAGAGAATTTAACTAGAGAAAAATTATTGAAATTAAAGGAAATATTCTCTTTAATGGAATCTTTTTTTCACGGAAAAAGTTCTGGTTTAGATCCTTTAAATTCTTATTTAAGTTTACCAATTTTAATCAACTCTAAAGAAAATATAGAACCTGCAGGAATTCCGTCTCAAAAAAAGGGAAAAGGAGCTGTTTTTTTATTAGATTCTGAACAAGTTGGTGAAACAGAACCTATGGTAAACATCTTTATGAATAAGATGAAAAACGAAGGTTTTAGAAAAATGATTAGCGAAGAATTTGCTTTACACACAGATGCTTGTATAGAAAATTTTCTTCAAGGTGATGTAAAATCTTTATTTGGTAACGTAAAAAGTTTATCAAAAGTTGTTCTAAAGAATTTTAAACCAATGATTCCTGATGCTTTTCATAAAGTTTGGGAAAATGGAATTGCAACTAACGATTATTATTTAAAGCTTTGTGGTTCTGGAGGTGGAGGTTATATTTTAGGATTTACTGAAAATTATAAAAAAGCACAAGAAAGTTTAAAAGATTATAAATTAGAGTTGGTCTATAGATTCTAA
- a CDS encoding toxin-antitoxin system YwqK family antitoxin, which translates to MKKIGFIIGICMLFSFATKAQGKVYFDANWNITDKENAVYYRSISSKKTKQEWIIDYYISGKKAKEVSSIKGKAEGAFSMYYETGELMTVGRYHNNEKDGIWKTYYKNGKIKEKGKYENGEKVGVWKTFYKND; encoded by the coding sequence ATGAAAAAAATAGGTTTTATTATAGGTATCTGTATGCTCTTTTCTTTTGCTACAAAAGCACAAGGAAAAGTTTATTTTGATGCAAACTGGAATATAACAGACAAAGAAAATGCGGTATATTATCGTTCAATTTCATCAAAAAAAACGAAACAAGAATGGATAATTGATTATTATATTTCTGGTAAAAAAGCTAAAGAAGTATCGTCCATAAAAGGGAAAGCTGAAGGTGCATTTTCGATGTATTATGAAACTGGAGAATTAATGACTGTTGGTAGATACCATAATAATGAAAAAGATGGTATTTGGAAAACGTATTATAAAAACGGAAAAATAAAAGAGAAAGGCAAATATGAAAATGGTGAAAAAGTTGGTGTCTGGAAAACTTTTTATAAAAACGATTAA
- a CDS encoding diphosphomevalonate/mevalonate 3,5-bisphosphate decarboxylase family protein, which produces MNTDQFLVKSALKYIDKATFKWQTPSNIALVKYWGKSNPQIPKNASISFTLNNCHTNTSIDFQRKSNAELVSASKTVAFDLFFEGKQKEEFKPKIAEFFKRVQDYCPYIYEYKMTIYSENSFPHSSGIASSASGLSAIARCLMSLENEISTNLSAEFINKKASFLARLGSGSASRSIEGPLVVWGNHPEIKGSSDLFGIKFPYQVDSIFENYQDVILLVDKGEKQVSSTIGHNLMINHPFAENRFLQANENLAKMSTILQEGNVKEFINLVESEALTLHAMMLTSNPYFILMKPNTLEIINRIWEYRQEKNSNICFTLDAGANVHVLFPENEKQSVKKFIDSELAVYCDNNQYICDQVGFGAKQF; this is translated from the coding sequence TTGAATACAGATCAGTTTTTAGTAAAATCGGCATTAAAATATATTGATAAAGCTACATTTAAATGGCAGACACCAAGTAATATTGCTTTGGTAAAATATTGGGGAAAAAGCAATCCTCAAATTCCAAAAAATGCTTCGATTAGTTTTACGCTAAACAATTGTCATACAAATACTAGTATCGATTTTCAAAGAAAATCGAATGCTGAACTTGTTTCAGCATCTAAAACTGTAGCATTCGATTTGTTTTTTGAAGGAAAACAAAAAGAAGAATTCAAACCTAAAATTGCAGAATTTTTTAAACGCGTTCAAGATTATTGTCCATATATTTATGAGTACAAAATGACGATTTATTCAGAGAATTCTTTTCCACATTCTAGTGGAATTGCCTCTTCTGCAAGTGGTTTGTCTGCCATTGCAAGATGTTTAATGAGCTTGGAAAATGAAATTTCAACGAATTTATCAGCAGAATTCATCAACAAAAAAGCCTCTTTTTTAGCAAGATTAGGTTCAGGTTCTGCAAGTAGAAGTATAGAAGGCCCTTTAGTTGTTTGGGGAAATCATCCAGAAATTAAAGGAAGTTCAGATTTATTTGGTATAAAATTTCCTTATCAAGTAGATTCTATTTTCGAAAACTATCAAGATGTAATTTTATTGGTTGATAAAGGTGAAAAACAAGTTTCAAGCACCATTGGTCATAACTTAATGATCAATCATCCTTTTGCCGAAAACAGATTTTTGCAAGCCAATGAAAATTTGGCAAAAATGTCTACAATTTTGCAAGAAGGGAACGTCAAAGAATTTATCAATTTAGTAGAAAGTGAAGCATTAACTTTGCATGCAATGATGTTAACAAGCAATCCCTATTTTATTTTGATGAAACCAAACACGTTGGAAATTATCAACAGAATTTGGGAATATCGCCAAGAAAAAAATAGTAATATTTGTTTTACTTTAGATGCTGGTGCTAATGTGCATGTTTTGTTTCCAGAGAATGAAAAACAAAGTGTTAAAAAGTTTATAGATAGTGAGTTAGCTGTTTATTGTGATAATAATCAATATATTTGTGATCAAGTTGGTTTTGGTGCAAAACAGTTTTAA
- a CDS encoding LytR/AlgR family response regulator transcription factor: protein MMNKLKCVIVDDEPMAREIIASYIDKSPNLELLESCKNASEAIVFMQDHKADLFFLDINMPEINGLSLAKIINSKGQIIFTTAYRDYAVDGFNLNVVDYLLKPISFDRFLEAVQKVSTPEIIKNDNDFMFVRADRKMVKIDFNSILYIESLSDYVKIFTTEKTTVIRETISSLQEKLPAKKFIRIHRSFIISFKKIDSYTNEFIEINQKALPISRSYKESVLQKLAEV, encoded by the coding sequence ATGATGAATAAATTAAAATGTGTTATTGTTGATGATGAACCAATGGCTAGAGAAATTATAGCATCTTACATTGATAAATCTCCAAATTTAGAATTGTTAGAAAGCTGTAAAAACGCTTCTGAAGCAATTGTATTTATGCAAGATCATAAGGCTGATTTGTTTTTTTTAGACATTAATATGCCAGAAATTAACGGTTTAAGTTTGGCAAAAATCATCAACAGTAAAGGACAAATAATTTTTACAACAGCTTATAGAGATTATGCAGTAGATGGTTTTAATTTAAATGTGGTTGATTATTTATTAAAACCAATTTCTTTTGATCGTTTTTTGGAGGCAGTTCAAAAAGTTTCAACACCAGAAATCATAAAAAATGATAATGATTTTATGTTTGTAAGAGCAGATAGAAAAATGGTAAAAATTGATTTTAATAGTATTTTATATATTGAAAGTTTAAGTGATTACGTTAAAATTTTTACTACAGAAAAAACAACTGTTATTCGAGAAACCATCAGTAGTTTACAAGAAAAATTACCGGCTAAAAAGTTTATCAGAATTCATAGATCGTTTATAATATCGTTTAAAAAAATAGATTCTTACACAAACGAATTTATAGAAATTAATCAAAAAGCATTACCAATTAGTAGAAGTTATAAAGAATCCGTTTTGCAAAAATTAGCAGAAGTATAG
- a CDS encoding sensor histidine kinase translates to MHKNVFKILEKVILHLLFWFVVWFFFYIFFSVGSKNENFIFWFSTLLSFISIVSSYAFIYHLIPNFLIVKKQKLFALYTFYACVFIVCAVLMTVVFGFVFFYNLEYQKMPGLTKNSGVILVCVLLIIVLASSFKILKHNFKSLEEKKTLENKFLQTQLQLKEQELKFLKMQIHPHFLFNTLNTLYGFALRKSEQAPEMILKLSSLLDYILYQVDKPLVHLQDEITHIEDYISLEKSRFQESLQINFHKNITVDTFEISPMLLLPFVENAFKHGTQIDGVVKVNINLKLDENELNFTIENSSIKKENSKNGIGLENIQKRLEMLYQKQYFLEILHEDKMFKVNLKIPVKK, encoded by the coding sequence ATGCATAAAAATGTATTTAAAATTTTAGAGAAAGTAATTTTACATCTTCTTTTTTGGTTTGTTGTTTGGTTCTTTTTCTATATTTTTTTTAGTGTTGGTTCTAAAAACGAAAACTTTATATTTTGGTTTTCTACATTATTAAGTTTCATTTCAATAGTTTCTTCTTACGCATTTATATATCATTTAATTCCAAATTTTTTAATTGTCAAAAAACAAAAACTTTTTGCATTATACACTTTTTATGCCTGTGTTTTTATTGTTTGTGCTGTATTAATGACTGTAGTTTTTGGTTTTGTCTTTTTTTATAATTTAGAATATCAAAAAATGCCAGGATTAACCAAGAATTCAGGTGTAATTTTAGTGTGCGTTTTGTTAATTATTGTTTTAGCAAGTTCATTCAAAATTCTAAAACATAATTTTAAATCGTTAGAAGAAAAAAAGACTTTAGAAAACAAGTTTTTACAAACACAATTGCAACTAAAAGAACAAGAGTTGAAGTTTTTAAAAATGCAAATTCATCCTCATTTTTTGTTTAATACATTAAATACTTTGTATGGTTTTGCCTTGAGAAAATCTGAACAAGCACCAGAAATGATTTTAAAATTATCTAGCTTGTTAGATTATATTTTATATCAAGTAGATAAACCTTTGGTGCATTTACAGGATGAAATTACTCATATAGAAGATTATATTTCTCTAGAAAAATCGCGCTTTCAAGAGAGTTTACAAATCAATTTTCATAAAAATATTACTGTTGATACTTTTGAAATTTCACCTATGTTATTATTACCATTTGTAGAAAATGCTTTTAAACACGGAACACAAATTGATGGAGTTGTAAAAGTGAATATCAATTTAAAATTAGATGAAAATGAATTGAATTTTACGATTGAAAATTCATCAATAAAAAAAGAAAATTCTAAAAATGGAATTGGTTTAGAAAACATACAAAAACGATTAGAAATGTTGTATCAAAAACAGTATTTTCTAGAAATTTTACATGAAGATAAAATGTTTAAAGTCAATTTGAAAATCCCTGTAAAAAAATGA